One Nostoc sp. UHCC 0302 DNA window includes the following coding sequences:
- the ruvA gene encoding Holliday junction branch migration protein RuvA, translating to MISYLKGLVAGIQTISANRVILTLEVNAIGYDLQIPQRLANQLPDSGGVAQIFTHYQIREEVPLLYGFASPAERDLFRHLLSVSGIGAALAIALLDTLELPDLVQAIIAGNTQILIQTPGVGKKTAERICLELKSKLVEWRKSAGFFVATGGPAPGILEEVQMTLFALGYTAHEVSHALHVVSEDIGLPKDAYVEDWIKQAIAHLSSSEQVG from the coding sequence ATGATTAGCTATCTTAAAGGTCTCGTCGCTGGTATCCAAACAATTAGCGCTAATCGCGTGATTCTGACTCTAGAAGTGAACGCGATAGGGTATGATTTGCAAATTCCGCAACGATTAGCAAATCAATTACCAGATTCAGGAGGAGTAGCGCAAATTTTCACCCATTACCAAATTCGCGAAGAAGTGCCGTTGCTATATGGCTTTGCTTCGCCAGCAGAACGTGATTTATTTCGCCACTTGCTGAGTGTCAGCGGTATTGGTGCAGCTTTAGCGATCGCCCTATTGGACACTTTGGAACTCCCAGATTTAGTCCAAGCAATTATCGCTGGTAATACGCAAATCTTAATTCAAACCCCCGGTGTCGGGAAGAAAACTGCCGAGCGCATCTGTCTGGAACTGAAAAGCAAGCTAGTCGAGTGGCGCAAATCAGCAGGGTTTTTCGTCGCCACAGGTGGCCCAGCCCCTGGAATTCTCGAGGAAGTGCAAATGACCCTCTTCGCCTTGGGATATACTGCCCATGAAGTCAGCCACGCCTTACACGTAGTCAGTGAAGACATCGGACTTCCAAAAGACGCTTACGTAGAAGATTGGATTAAACAAGCCATCGCCCATCTCAGCAGTAGTGAACAAGTTGGTTAG